The following proteins come from a genomic window of Thiothrix winogradskyi:
- the ubiE gene encoding bifunctional demethylmenaquinone methyltransferase/2-methoxy-6-polyprenyl-1,4-benzoquinol methylase UbiE codes for MAEQEQTTHFGFQQVPVTEKASRVAGVFHSVADKYDVMNDVMSFGVHRLWKRFTIDAAGAKRGNRVLDLAGGTGDLASKFARIVGDDGEVILSDINASMLENGRERLTDRGIGGNVRYVQANAECLPFADNHFDIITIAFGLRNVTDKDKALRSMYRVLKPGGRLLVLEFSKPAVPGLAPIYDQYSFKFLPLMGKLIANDAESYRYLAESIRMHPDQATLKAMLETAGFERVTYTNMTGGIVALHKGYKF; via the coding sequence ATGGCAGAACAGGAACAAACCACCCATTTCGGTTTTCAACAAGTACCCGTTACTGAGAAAGCTAGTCGGGTTGCTGGCGTATTTCATTCAGTAGCCGACAAGTACGACGTAATGAACGACGTAATGTCATTTGGCGTGCATCGGCTGTGGAAACGCTTCACGATTGATGCAGCAGGCGCAAAACGCGGCAACCGCGTATTGGATCTGGCAGGCGGCACGGGTGACTTGGCGTCGAAGTTTGCGCGGATCGTGGGGGATGATGGCGAAGTGATCCTTTCCGACATCAATGCGTCGATGCTGGAAAACGGGCGGGAACGTCTAACCGATAGGGGGATTGGCGGCAATGTGCGTTACGTGCAGGCGAATGCGGAATGCTTGCCGTTTGCTGACAACCATTTCGACATTATCACCATTGCCTTCGGGCTGCGGAATGTGACGGATAAGGATAAGGCATTGCGCTCCATGTACCGCGTGTTGAAACCGGGCGGGCGCTTGTTGGTGCTGGAATTTTCTAAACCCGCCGTACCCGGTTTAGCACCGATTTACGACCAGTATTCGTTCAAATTCCTGCCGCTGATGGGCAAATTGATTGCGAATGATGCGGAAAGCTACCGTTATTTGGCGGAATCCATCCGTATGCACCCGGATCAAGCAACCCTCAAAGCCATGCTGGAAACCGCCGGATTTGAGCGCGTCACCTACACCAATATGACCGGCGGCATTGTAGCCTTGCACAAAGGCTACAAGTTCTAA
- the opgC gene encoding OpgC domain-containing protein has protein sequence MNRDISLDILRGLMLIIMAADHFGEPIFQHLYEFAGYVSAAEGFVFLSGMLVALVYSRYHTAGGQVLEQRVWQRAGVIYLYHLMVLLAVFVFTVATQWSGAYWTSFANEMQVEPARALLSGLLLVYQPPMLDVLPLYVVLMLAAPFGLRLMLQYQTIGVAMVLLGSGGLWLAAQYGWGRDVLALLPQGLLLRGGAFNFMAWQFIFVLGMVLGFLRFNSKGALPRVNGWLWSVSLLVIVALYLQRHGYVSRDLSPIAAWFQEYRHIGRDNLSWLRLTNFLAFVYVIAGIIVLHRRYNVLKLLAWPARWLGFLGQHSLQVFAFHLVVLYCYIPFRWGDWAFTDNQKWLVLVVFLASLTLPALWHKAYLQRKKQQNRRSDFSPTASVALTPMSG, from the coding sequence ATGAACCGTGACATTTCGCTGGATATACTCAGAGGTTTGATGTTGATCATTATGGCTGCTGACCATTTTGGTGAGCCGATCTTCCAGCATTTGTATGAATTTGCTGGGTATGTCAGTGCGGCGGAAGGCTTTGTCTTTCTGTCTGGCATGTTGGTGGCGTTGGTGTACAGCCGTTATCACACTGCCGGTGGGCAAGTACTGGAGCAGCGTGTGTGGCAGCGTGCCGGGGTGATTTACCTTTACCATTTGATGGTATTGCTGGCGGTGTTTGTATTCACGGTGGCAACACAATGGTCGGGGGCGTATTGGACCAGTTTTGCCAATGAGATGCAGGTGGAACCCGCCCGCGCTTTGCTATCAGGACTGTTATTGGTCTATCAGCCGCCGATGTTGGATGTGTTGCCCTTGTATGTGGTGTTGATGTTGGCAGCACCGTTTGGGCTGCGTTTGATGTTGCAATACCAAACCATTGGGGTGGCAATGGTATTGTTGGGCAGTGGCGGTTTATGGCTGGCAGCGCAGTATGGCTGGGGGCGTGATGTATTGGCATTGTTGCCGCAGGGGTTGTTGTTGCGGGGTGGTGCATTTAATTTCATGGCTTGGCAATTCATTTTTGTGCTGGGCATGGTGTTGGGTTTCCTGCGTTTTAATAGCAAGGGTGCGTTACCACGTGTGAATGGCTGGTTGTGGTCGGTCAGTTTGCTGGTGATTGTGGCGCTGTATTTGCAACGGCATGGTTATGTATCGCGTGATTTATCGCCGATTGCTGCGTGGTTTCAGGAATACCGTCACATTGGGCGGGACAATCTGTCCTGGCTGCGCTTGACGAATTTCTTGGCGTTTGTGTACGTGATTGCCGGAATTATTGTGTTGCACCGGCGCTATAACGTGTTGAAGTTGCTGGCTTGGCCAGCGCGGTGGTTGGGCTTTTTGGGACAGCATTCCTTGCAGGTTTTTGCTTTCCATCTGGTGGTGCTGTATTGCTACATTCCGTTCCGCTGGGGGGATTGGGCGTTTACAGATAATCAGAAATGGTTGGTGCTGGTGGTGTTTCTGGCGAGCTTAACGCTACCTGCGCTGTGGCACAAAGCCTATTTACAGCGCAAGAAACAACAGAACCGTAGGTCGGACTTTAGTCCGACAGCCTCTGTCGCTTTGACACCCATGTCGGGCTGA
- a CDS encoding glucan biosynthesis protein has translation MKSNLPIWLLSFVLLTFSDVNAYADDGCFTHVKQVAEQLSSQPFSKTPMMKVDTGRITYDHYQRIKFKGNQTFWRDEMLPFQLEFMHPGMHYIHPIELFAWENGAATPIKFSRKYYDYTEVKDLNLENDEPNMGFTGFRILAKLGGKHSSYTEALVFQGASYFRALGLDQKYGLSARGLAINTSLEGKEEFPDYTKFWLEKPAKDAETLVFCALLDSPSTTGATRFVLTPGKSTEMEVETQLYPRQDMTEIGIAPLTSMFFHGENSQQHYGDYRPEVHDSDGLLIQRGKDWTWQPLWEVPYFNFQSTPVETLSGFGLLQRDRDFNNYQDLEAWYHARPSVWIEPLGDWGKGSVQLLRLHTESDILDNIVAYWKSDAGNAFSHLHYRMSWRSDEPPAHTLGKVVATRATNKAVDGLPGHKGRIRFIVDFNDVPKLAKMPQAELTFNGAGKTNPVVVQENPYVKGWRVIAAVFPETCDKPMTATIRLTDGVNPLSETWSYPIPESLCNAP, from the coding sequence ATGAAATCTAACCTGCCTATTTGGCTCTTATCATTTGTATTACTCACCTTTAGCGACGTTAACGCTTACGCAGATGACGGCTGTTTTACACACGTCAAACAGGTGGCGGAGCAACTCTCCAGCCAACCGTTCAGCAAAACGCCCATGATGAAAGTGGATACAGGGCGAATTACTTACGACCATTACCAGCGCATCAAGTTCAAAGGCAACCAAACCTTTTGGCGCGATGAAATGCTCCCGTTCCAACTCGAATTTATGCATCCGGGGATGCATTACATTCACCCTATCGAACTGTTTGCTTGGGAAAACGGCGCGGCAACCCCCATCAAATTTTCGCGCAAGTATTATGACTACACCGAAGTCAAAGACTTAAACCTCGAAAATGACGAACCGAATATGGGCTTTACCGGCTTTCGCATCCTCGCCAAACTCGGCGGCAAACACTCCAGTTACACCGAAGCACTCGTCTTCCAAGGTGCCAGCTACTTCCGTGCGCTGGGGCTGGATCAAAAATACGGCTTGTCGGCACGCGGGCTTGCCATTAACACCTCGCTGGAAGGCAAAGAAGAATTCCCCGATTACACCAAGTTCTGGCTGGAAAAACCGGCTAAGGATGCCGAAACACTGGTGTTTTGCGCCCTGCTCGACTCACCTTCAACCACCGGTGCCACCCGTTTTGTGCTGACACCCGGTAAAAGCACTGAAATGGAAGTCGAAACCCAGCTTTACCCGCGCCAAGACATGACTGAAATCGGCATTGCGCCCCTGACCAGCATGTTCTTCCACGGTGAAAACTCCCAGCAACATTACGGTGACTATCGCCCCGAAGTACATGATTCTGATGGCTTGCTGATTCAGCGCGGCAAAGACTGGACATGGCAGCCGCTGTGGGAAGTTCCTTACTTCAACTTCCAATCAACGCCTGTGGAGACACTCTCCGGGTTCGGCTTGCTGCAACGTGACCGTGATTTCAACAACTATCAGGACCTAGAAGCGTGGTATCACGCCCGCCCCAGTGTTTGGATAGAGCCTTTAGGCGATTGGGGCAAAGGCAGTGTGCAATTGCTGCGCTTACATACGGAGTCTGACATTTTAGATAACATCGTGGCATACTGGAAAAGTGATGCTGGCAACGCTTTCAGCCACTTGCATTACCGCATGTCATGGCGTTCGGATGAGCCACCTGCCCATACATTAGGTAAAGTTGTGGCGACCCGTGCGACGAATAAGGCGGTGGATGGTTTACCCGGTCATAAGGGACGTATACGTTTTATTGTCGATTTCAATGATGTACCGAAACTAGCCAAAATGCCGCAGGCAGAGTTAACATTCAACGGTGCAGGTAAAACCAATCCGGTAGTGGTACAGGAAAACCCCTATGTGAAAGGCTGGCGCGTCATTGCTGCGGTATTCCCGGAAACCTGTGACAAACCCATGACTGCAACCATTCGTCTGACAGACGGTGTAAACCCTTTGAGCGAAACGTGGTCTTACCCTATTCCTGAGTCACTGTGCAATGCACCCTGA